The DNA region GAAGAGAAGGTCCTTCAGTTCAAATGGGAGCAACTGCTGGACTAGGGTTTAGCCGTATATTCAAAAGAATGCATTTGGAAGAGAAATACTTGGTTACTGCTGGGGCAAGTGCGGGACTTGCTGCGGCTTTCAATGCTCCACTTGCAGGAGTTATTTTTGCGCTGGAAGAATTGCATCGTAACTTTTCCCCAATTATACTTATGTGTGCAATGGGAGCATCGATAACAGCTGACTTTGTTTCAAGTAACTTTTTCGGACTAAAACCTATATTTGATTTTACTAATTTAGAGATTCTACCATTAAAATATTATTTGATGATTGTTGGATTAGGTATTATAGCAGCTATCCTTGGAAAACTATTTAATAAGCTACTATTATTAGCTTCAAAATACATAGATGGTTCAACAAAAATAAAATCAATATATAAGCCAGTTATACCTCTTGTAATCTCAGGTATATTAGGATTTACTATCCCAAGCGTATTAGGTGGAGGACATGAATTAATTGTAAGACTAACAAATGAAAGTATGCTCATTAAGATATTAATTGTACTATTCATTTTAAAACTTTTATTCACAGTTATATCCTATGGTTCAGGTGTACCCGGTGGTATATTCCTACCAGTACTTGTATTAGGTGCATTGATCGGAAAAACTTATGGACAAGTATGTGTTTCAGTATTTAACATTGATGAAGTATATATACTCAACTTCATCACTTTAGCTATGGCAGCTTATTTTACAGCCATAGTGAAGGCTCCAATAACAGGAAGTATACTAGTTACAGAGATGACCGGTTCCTTTAACCATCTGCTTCCACTCATCACAATCTGCCTAGTAGCACAAGTTGTCACAGGTATGATTAACTCAGGAGCAATATACGATTTACTTCTAGAAAAATTATTGAAAAATAATAAAGGTAATTATATGAAAGAGGCAGGAGAGAAGAAAGTAATACTAGAAGTACCTGTCATGTTAGGTTCAGACATTGAACACAAAAAAATCAAAAATATAACATGGCCTTCTAACTGCTTAGTAGTAGGAATCAAAAGAGGAGAAAAAGAGCTTATCCCCAATGGAGAATACAAAATATATGCAGGCGATTTCTTAATTATCCTCACAGACTCAAACGACGCACAAACATTAAAACTAGAACTATTAGACATGTCAACAGTCTAAAACATCCGAAAAAATAAATTAAATATAAAATTATTGATAATAAAATATTAATATCAGAGGACTATCTTATAGAAGTTATACTATAAAATAGTCCTTTTTATACTATAAAAAGAATTTAAGATAAAAACATAATATTTCTATAGTATCAATTTCAACTT from Vallitalea longa includes:
- a CDS encoding ClC family H(+)/Cl(-) exchange transporter yields the protein MNRSNKTTDTLNHWYTLDLKVILEGILIGFITGIIIVAYRVCLSHADTIREKAYEFMSGKTIMIILWFILIIGVGLILGLLIKKYPMIKGSGIPQIKGFLVRQLNISWLKELVLKFFGGILSIGFGLSLGREGPSVQMGATAGLGFSRIFKRMHLEEKYLVTAGASAGLAAAFNAPLAGVIFALEELHRNFSPIILMCAMGASITADFVSSNFFGLKPIFDFTNLEILPLKYYLMIVGLGIIAAILGKLFNKLLLLASKYIDGSTKIKSIYKPVIPLVISGILGFTIPSVLGGGHELIVRLTNESMLIKILIVLFILKLLFTVISYGSGVPGGIFLPVLVLGALIGKTYGQVCVSVFNIDEVYILNFITLAMAAYFTAIVKAPITGSILVTEMTGSFNHLLPLITICLVAQVVTGMINSGAIYDLLLEKLLKNNKGNYMKEAGEKKVILEVPVMLGSDIEHKKIKNITWPSNCLVVGIKRGEKELIPNGEYKIYAGDFLIILTDSNDAQTLKLELLDMSTV